In Sphingomonas sp. SUN019, one genomic interval encodes:
- the dksA gene encoding RNA polymerase-binding protein DksA: MATAYNVRDEGSEPEAANDGGGYRPHTDEPFMNPRQQAYFRDKLYQWKDALLRESQGTLSQLQVDSLREADLTDRASSETDWSIELRTRDRQRKLVGKIDAALRRIEDGEYGYCEVTGEPISLARLEARPIATMTVEAQERHERHEKVSREE, from the coding sequence ATGGCGACGGCGTACAATGTGCGAGATGAAGGTTCGGAACCGGAGGCGGCCAACGACGGCGGCGGCTATCGCCCGCACACCGACGAACCGTTCATGAATCCACGCCAGCAGGCGTATTTTCGCGACAAGCTGTATCAGTGGAAGGACGCGTTGCTGCGCGAATCGCAGGGCACGCTATCGCAACTGCAGGTCGATTCGCTGCGCGAGGCGGACCTGACCGATCGCGCATCCAGCGAGACCGACTGGTCGATCGAACTGCGTACGCGCGACCGGCAACGCAAGCTGGTCGGCAAGATCGACGCCGCGCTGCGCCGGATCGAGGATGGCGAATACGGTTATTGCGAAGTGACCGGGGAGCCGATCAGCCTGGCCCGACTGGAGGCGCGGCCGATCGCGACGATGACGGTTGAGGCGCAGGAGCGCCACGAACGCCACGAAAAGGTTTCGCGCGAGGAATGA
- a CDS encoding PilZ domain-containing protein has protein sequence MDQPDPCALASAESPAGNSGRQRDSLFLLAQLHVEGRAEPIAVRVRNLSAGGLMAELPHPVPTDRAIDIDVRGIGRITGRIAWQTAGRIGVAFDQPIDPQRARKPVSGTATAKR, from the coding sequence ATGGACCAGCCTGATCCCTGCGCATTGGCGAGCGCCGAATCGCCTGCCGGAAACAGCGGACGGCAGCGCGACAGCCTGTTCCTGCTTGCGCAATTGCATGTGGAGGGTCGCGCCGAACCGATCGCGGTGCGGGTGCGCAATCTGTCCGCCGGTGGCCTGATGGCGGAACTGCCGCATCCCGTCCCGACTGATCGTGCGATCGATATCGACGTGCGCGGGATCGGGCGGATCACCGGCCGCATCGCCTGGCAGACGGCGGGCCGAATCGGCGTCGCCTTCGATCAGCCGATCGATCCGCAACGCGCCCGCAAGCCGGTGAGCGGTACCGCGACCGCCAAACGATAA
- a CDS encoding TonB-dependent receptor, translating to MHLLAGIGAAAIVQLPLAAQAQVAPSDPVPTTSPAQDPALAGGENDIVVTGLRASLQRAIDVKRNADVIVDSIASEDLGKFPDSNVAESLQRITGVSIDRSGGEGQFVTVRGFGPSFNTVLVNGRTIATENAGRAFSFDLLAAELISGADVYKSSNAVLQDGGIGSTINVKTARPFDIPGTKIVLSAKASYEDIADKFAGEGFGLISTTLADGRLGLLLAGSYQRRKAQVNTVATNGYFRTNLPQAGLTNVYFPQNLDQIVDRQDRERIGINATAQFRATDTLTLSLDGLYNKFTVESNASSLGHFFSPGEITSATLDDNRTVTSMAQSINGKTDYISRTFNRPTEVYGAGLNLEWKPTDLITVVSDSSYSKAVSNNGGNEVFAVVGFPNRVTFTNNGGIPSVVGQSSFTDNVTGRAHFATREGIDTSEELYEQRLEATFKTNGGFVKDVKVGGYFLDRTKENALIRSENNVGCAYCGYAIPVPNGLLQTFNAGNFLKGEGADLPRQWLTFDSEAYFSFLESTAAANAQDAAVGRPVGSLAAFLAANNGYAPIRYPDSFRIGERIVAGYAQIDFESELGGLPISGGVGARYVHTDVTSNGSQQVLLDLRLIPNDPTAYTAVFAPTAAPVQRKTNYTDFLPSANVRMDFTDQIVGRLAASRTVTRPDVTLLAPRVSFTNLRPGNLQASGGNPELKPYKSTNFDGSFEYYYQKGGYFTVGAFYKRVNNFIVSQVAPEPFALANADNIFPGGIASVNVRRPRNLEAADVYGVEIGFQHTFNYLPAPLDGLGVTANATFVKSSAGVDTSTTSQTFALEGLGNSQNVVLFYEKGPIQARVAYNHRNEFLQTLANGTGGDPIFVEPLGQFDVSARYSINENVAIFVEGVNITNATTKRHGRFDNQFLAIVETGARYKAGVRVDF from the coding sequence ATGCATCTTTTGGCCGGCATCGGCGCCGCCGCGATCGTACAACTGCCGCTGGCCGCGCAGGCGCAGGTTGCGCCCAGCGATCCGGTCCCGACAACATCGCCAGCGCAGGATCCCGCTCTGGCCGGCGGTGAGAACGACATCGTCGTCACCGGCCTCCGCGCCAGTCTTCAGCGCGCGATCGACGTGAAGCGAAATGCCGACGTGATCGTCGATTCGATCGCGTCGGAGGATCTGGGCAAGTTCCCCGATTCCAACGTCGCCGAATCGCTCCAGCGCATCACCGGCGTGTCGATCGATCGTTCGGGCGGCGAAGGACAGTTCGTCACCGTCCGCGGCTTCGGTCCGTCGTTCAACACCGTGCTGGTCAACGGCCGGACGATCGCGACCGAAAATGCCGGGCGCGCGTTCAGCTTCGACCTGCTCGCCGCCGAGCTGATCTCGGGCGCCGACGTGTACAAGAGCAGCAACGCGGTCCTGCAAGACGGCGGGATCGGCTCGACCATCAACGTCAAGACCGCGCGGCCGTTTGACATTCCCGGCACTAAGATCGTGCTGTCGGCGAAGGCGAGCTACGAGGATATCGCGGACAAGTTCGCGGGCGAAGGGTTCGGCCTGATCAGCACAACGCTGGCCGACGGCCGACTGGGCCTGTTGCTGGCGGGCTCCTATCAGCGGCGCAAGGCGCAGGTGAACACCGTCGCGACCAACGGTTATTTCCGCACCAACCTTCCGCAGGCGGGGCTGACCAACGTCTATTTCCCGCAGAATCTGGACCAGATCGTCGACCGTCAAGATCGCGAACGCATCGGCATCAACGCAACCGCGCAGTTCCGCGCGACCGATACGCTGACGCTGTCGCTGGACGGGCTCTACAACAAGTTCACGGTCGAATCGAACGCCAGCAGTCTGGGCCATTTCTTCTCGCCCGGTGAAATCACGTCGGCGACGCTCGACGACAACCGCACCGTCACCAGCATGGCGCAAAGCATCAACGGCAAGACCGACTACATCAGCCGCACGTTCAACCGGCCGACCGAAGTCTATGGCGCCGGCCTGAACCTGGAATGGAAGCCGACCGACCTGATCACGGTTGTGTCCGATTCCAGCTATTCGAAGGCGGTGTCGAACAACGGCGGCAATGAAGTGTTCGCGGTCGTCGGATTCCCGAATCGCGTGACCTTTACGAACAACGGCGGCATTCCGTCGGTGGTCGGCCAGTCCAGTTTCACCGATAATGTGACCGGCCGTGCGCACTTCGCGACGCGCGAAGGCATCGACACGTCGGAGGAGCTGTACGAACAGCGGCTGGAGGCGACGTTCAAGACCAATGGTGGTTTCGTGAAGGACGTGAAGGTCGGCGGCTATTTCCTCGACCGGACCAAGGAAAACGCGCTGATCCGCAGCGAAAACAATGTCGGTTGCGCCTATTGCGGGTACGCGATTCCGGTTCCGAACGGACTGCTGCAAACGTTCAACGCCGGTAATTTCCTGAAGGGTGAGGGGGCGGACCTGCCGCGGCAGTGGCTGACGTTCGATAGCGAAGCCTATTTCAGCTTTCTGGAATCGACCGCCGCCGCCAATGCGCAGGACGCCGCGGTCGGCCGCCCGGTCGGCTCGCTCGCCGCCTTCCTCGCGGCGAACAATGGCTACGCGCCGATCCGCTATCCCGACAGCTTCCGCATCGGCGAGCGCATCGTCGCGGGCTATGCGCAGATCGATTTCGAAAGCGAACTTGGCGGCCTGCCGATTTCGGGCGGCGTGGGCGCGCGCTATGTCCATACCGACGTGACGTCGAACGGCTCGCAGCAGGTGCTGCTCGACCTGCGCCTGATCCCCAATGATCCGACCGCTTATACAGCGGTCTTCGCGCCGACCGCCGCGCCGGTTCAGCGCAAGACGAACTACACCGATTTCCTGCCGAGCGCGAACGTTCGGATGGATTTCACCGACCAGATCGTCGGGCGGCTCGCCGCATCGCGCACCGTCACGCGTCCCGACGTGACGTTGCTCGCCCCGCGCGTCAGCTTCACCAATTTGCGGCCAGGCAACCTTCAGGCCAGCGGCGGCAATCCCGAACTGAAACCGTACAAATCGACCAACTTCGACGGGTCGTTTGAATATTACTATCAGAAGGGCGGGTATTTCACGGTCGGCGCGTTCTATAAACGCGTGAACAACTTCATCGTCAGCCAGGTCGCGCCCGAGCCATTCGCGCTGGCCAACGCCGACAATATCTTCCCCGGCGGCATCGCGTCGGTCAACGTACGGCGGCCGCGCAACCTCGAGGCGGCGGACGTGTACGGCGTCGAGATCGGCTTCCAGCATACGTTCAACTATTTGCCTGCGCCGCTCGACGGTCTCGGCGTCACCGCCAACGCGACCTTCGTGAAGAGCAGTGCGGGCGTGGACACGTCGACCACCAGCCAGACCTTTGCGCTTGAAGGGCTGGGGAACAGCCAGAACGTCGTCCTGTTCTATGAGAAGGGTCCGATCCAGGCGCGCGTCGCGTACAATCATCGCAACGAATTCCTGCAGACGCTGGCCAACGGCACCGGCGGCGACCCGATCTTCGTCGAACCGCTGGGCC